A portion of the Collinsella aerofaciens genome contains these proteins:
- a CDS encoding C39 family peptidase: MARKKRITLILIIFSTLLLAGPGAVDIANAEPISSSIPTDIERQSVPSTLSSSDSIDDGPAQESVEWNLGWNSFDGNWFYVDSVNPVSLHSGWLYTSGTWYWLDPSTHAMATGLHEFNGSAYWFNSSGAMATGWVRDGGSWYYAGEGGALASGWLHLGSNWFWLDPETHAMATGMLGLGDNAFWLDPSNGGAMALGWVRDGGSWYYAGEGGALARGPISVGGVPYCFDIETGAMLTGYQTDAQGVRRYFGSCGPLNGWGLVDGSWYWFADGIASTGWIRTGGSWYWLDPEAGGAMATGLHVCNGAAYWFNASGAMATGWVLDGGTWYYATGSGALASGWLNLNGTWYWLDPSTYVMATGVQTIGSCEYIFNSSGKMMANCWSNGDGSWMYHSSSSGAIDLKGIMTDSGIQLIDDGGNVRTGWIESQGSRYYCSANGVILTGWQQIAGSWYYFNSDGRMATGWLNDGGNWFWLDFSSGTMKTGWLSLGGTWYYLDAARGGVMLSNGWYWIGSTDYKFSPSGAMVGAWVDVPCYSQYPELPTGCESVALTNLLNYYGFGLGKTIVADYYLPKGSNGNFVTAFDGNPRRSSGGLMGCVAPAITIAGNNFLRAAGSGKQAKDVSFSSISSIKNRLTCGQPVEMWNTEWGSWPGGRYAARWYNGHSYGLWGGNHAVVLKGYDDEQGIVYLSDSINGNVTRNAQVFFGTWQQMDSQAVVIE, from the coding sequence ATGGCAAGGAAAAAGCGAATAACATTAATCCTAATCATTTTTTCTACTCTACTGCTCGCTGGGCCCGGTGCGGTTGATATCGCGAATGCAGAACCCATAAGCTCCTCTATCCCTACTGATATTGAGCGGCAATCCGTCCCCTCGACTCTTTCTTCTTCCGATTCAATCGATGATGGTCCTGCTCAAGAATCCGTTGAATGGAATCTGGGTTGGAATTCGTTTGACGGCAACTGGTTCTATGTGGATTCAGTTAATCCGGTCTCGCTGCATTCTGGCTGGCTCTATACCAGTGGGACCTGGTACTGGCTCGACCCCTCGACGCATGCCATGGCCACCGGGCTCCACGAGTTCAACGGCTCCGCATACTGGTTCAACTCCTCCGGCGCCATGGCGACCGGCTGGGTCCGCGACGGCGGCAGCTGGTACTACGCCGGGGAGGGCGGCGCGCTCGCGTCGGGCTGGCTCCACCTCGGCTCGAACTGGTTCTGGCTCGACCCTGAGACCCACGCCATGGCCACTGGCATGCTCGGGCTGGGCGACAACGCCTTCTGGCTCGACCCATCAAACGGCGGCGCCATGGCGCTCGGCTGGGTCCGCGACGGCGGCAGCTGGTACTACGCCGGGGAGGGCGGCGCGCTCGCACGCGGTCCTATTTCTGTTGGTGGCGTGCCCTATTGCTTCGACATTGAGACCGGGGCCATGCTGACGGGCTACCAGACGGACGCGCAGGGCGTCCGCCGCTACTTCGGCAGCTGCGGCCCCCTTAACGGCTGGGGCCTCGTCGACGGCTCTTGGTACTGGTTCGCTGACGGTATCGCCTCGACCGGCTGGATTCGCACCGGCGGTTCCTGGTATTGGCTCGATCCCGAAGCGGGCGGCGCCATGGCGACGGGCCTCCATGTGTGTAACGGCGCAGCGTACTGGTTCAACGCCTCCGGCGCCATGGCGACCGGCTGGGTGCTCGATGGCGGGACCTGGTACTACGCGACTGGCTCCGGCGCCCTCGCCTCCGGCTGGCTCAACCTAAACGGTACGTGGTACTGGCTCGATCCCTCGACGTACGTCATGGCTACGGGTGTCCAAACTATTGGATCATGTGAATACATATTTAACAGTTCCGGCAAGATGATGGCTAATTGCTGGTCAAACGGTGATGGGTCCTGGATGTATCATTCTTCATCCAGCGGTGCAATTGACCTTAAAGGCATCATGACCGATTCAGGAATTCAGCTGATTGACGATGGCGGGAATGTTAGAACGGGCTGGATTGAGAGTCAGGGTTCTCGATATTATTGTTCTGCTAATGGGGTAATTCTGACTGGATGGCAGCAAATAGCTGGGTCTTGGTACTACTTTAACTCGGATGGTCGAATGGCGACCGGCTGGCTTAACGATGGCGGTAACTGGTTCTGGCTAGATTTCTCTTCTGGCACAATGAAAACGGGATGGCTTTCCCTTGGGGGCACATGGTATTACCTTGATGCCGCACGTGGGGGAGTAATGTTGAGCAACGGTTGGTATTGGATCGGCTCTACTGACTACAAGTTCAGTCCATCCGGCGCAATGGTTGGCGCTTGGGTCGATGTCCCGTGCTATTCGCAGTACCCGGAACTTCCTACTGGCTGTGAGTCGGTTGCCCTTACAAACTTGCTTAACTACTATGGTTTCGGTTTAGGTAAGACGATTGTTGCGGATTATTACTTGCCCAAGGGAAGCAACGGCAACTTTGTTACCGCCTTTGATGGCAACCCAAGGCGTAGTAGCGGGGGTCTCATGGGATGCGTTGCCCCTGCGATTACTATTGCTGGTAATAACTTTCTGCGTGCTGCTGGAAGTGGCAAGCAGGCAAAAGACGTCTCTTTCTCGTCAATTTCTTCCATTAAGAACAGACTGACCTGTGGCCAACCTGTTGAGATGTGGAATACCGAGTGGGGAAGTTGGCCAGGAGGCCGTTATGCTGCGCGCTGGTATAACGGGCATTCCTATGGCCTGTGGGGCGGTAATCATGCCGTAGTCCTTAAAGGCTATGATGATGAGCAGGGAATTGTCTATCTTTCGGATTCGATTAACGGCAATGTTACGCGAAATGCCCAGGTGTTCTTCGGTACGTGGCAACAGATGGATAGCCAGGCCGTGGTAATTGAATAG
- a CDS encoding GH25 family lysozyme, whose amino-acid sequence MSKHLKLFSALLVLMVLAPISVFVCPADAGAAQTLVENSWRYEGGQLVSDDASSEENGIALLSMDALPDGVTAQGIDVSEHQGRIDWDAVKASGIDFAILRVGFGAPSFGGRVDYQFNRNISECERLGIPYGVYIYSYAFDNQQAADEASMVIDCLSGHNPRLPVYYDLEDKTIIADGRQSGIASRAQTFCNKISSAGYKPGIYANLNWFNNILTDPVFKSGSWDHWIAQYNSQCHYTGSYSFWQYTSRGKVSGISGNVDMNYAYVDVSLYYWQLKEGTWYYATSDGKAYTGWLRQGGTWYWLEPDAGGAMATGLHECNGSAYWFNASGAMATGWVLDGGTWYYATGSGALARGPVSVGGVLYCFDARTGAMLTGYQTDAQGVRRYFGSCGPLNGWGLVDGSWYWFADGIASTGWIRTGGSWYWLDPDAGGAMATGLHECNGSMYWFNGSGAMATGWVLDGGSWYYAGEGGALASGWLHLGSNWFWLDPETRAMATGMLRLGDNAFWLDPSNGGAMATDWVRDGGTWYYATGSGALASGWAYLGGVWYWLDPSTHAMITGVQEIDGVQYSFASNGAWLG is encoded by the coding sequence ATGAGCAAACATCTTAAGTTATTTTCGGCATTGTTGGTGCTGATGGTCCTTGCGCCCATTTCTGTGTTTGTATGCCCTGCGGATGCAGGGGCTGCTCAGACTCTGGTTGAGAATTCTTGGCGTTATGAGGGTGGACAATTAGTTTCAGATGATGCTTCTTCCGAAGAAAACGGAATAGCTTTATTGTCTATGGACGCTCTTCCCGATGGGGTTACAGCTCAGGGCATTGACGTCAGCGAGCACCAAGGGCGTATTGATTGGGACGCAGTTAAAGCTTCTGGCATCGATTTCGCTATTCTGCGCGTTGGGTTTGGCGCTCCGTCTTTCGGCGGTCGAGTTGACTATCAATTTAATCGAAATATTTCTGAGTGCGAGCGACTCGGAATTCCCTACGGCGTCTATATCTATTCATATGCTTTTGATAATCAACAGGCAGCCGATGAGGCGTCCATGGTGATTGACTGCCTATCGGGGCACAATCCTAGGCTACCGGTGTATTACGATCTTGAGGACAAGACAATTATTGCAGATGGTCGTCAATCCGGAATTGCATCTAGAGCTCAGACATTCTGTAATAAGATTTCTAGTGCTGGATATAAGCCAGGCATTTATGCAAACCTAAATTGGTTTAACAATATATTGACCGACCCTGTATTTAAGAGCGGTTCTTGGGATCATTGGATTGCTCAATACAACTCCCAATGTCACTATACCGGCAGTTACAGCTTTTGGCAGTATACAAGCCGCGGAAAAGTTTCTGGTATTAGCGGAAACGTTGATATGAATTACGCGTATGTTGATGTCTCTCTTTATTACTGGCAGTTAAAAGAGGGCACTTGGTATTACGCAACCTCTGACGGCAAAGCGTATACCGGATGGTTGCGTCAGGGCGGCACGTGGTACTGGCTCGAGCCCGACGCGGGCGGCGCCATGGCCACCGGGCTCCACGAGTGCAACGGCTCTGCGTACTGGTTCAACGCCTCCGGCGCGATGGCGACCGGATGGGTCCTCGACGGCGGCACCTGGTACTACGCGACGGGCTCCGGCGCGCTGGCGCGCGGCCCCGTTTCCGTCGGCGGCGTGCTCTACTGCTTCGACGCCCGGACGGGGGCCATGCTGACGGGCTACCAGACGGACGCGCAGGGCGTCCGCCGCTACTTCGGCAGCTGCGGCCCCCTTAACGGCTGGGGCCTCGTCGACGGCTCCTGGTACTGGTTCGCTGACGGTATCGCCTCGACCGGCTGGATTCGCACCGGCGGTTCCTGGTACTGGCTCGACCCCGACGCGGGCGGTGCAATGGCCACCGGGCTCCACGAGTGCAACGGCTCCATGTACTGGTTCAACGGCTCCGGCGCGATGGCGACCGGTTGGGTGCTCGACGGCGGCAGCTGGTACTACGCCGGGGAGGGCGGTGCACTCGCGTCGGGCTGGCTCCACCTCGGCTCGAACTGGTTCTGGCTCGACCCGGAGACCCGCGCCATGGCGACCGGCATGCTCAGGCTGGGCGACAACGCCTTCTGGCTCGACCCCTCAAACGGCGGCGCGATGGCGACCGACTGGGTCCGCGACGGCGGCACCTGGTACTACGCGACGGGCTCCGGCGCCCTCGCCTCCGGCTGGGCCTACCTCGGCGGCGTTTGGTACTGGCTCGATCCGTCGACGCACGCAATGATTACGGGTGTTCAAGAAATCGATGGGGTGCAATACTCTTTTGCTAGTAATGGCGCTTGGCTTGGCTAG
- a CDS encoding N-acetylmuramoyl-L-alanine amidase family protein yields MIGYRAAMKKCSFGVLVFAGLVSLGLLLSSPSMLYALDSNNTDEGSASNVAIASGESAIDAQRDSTFAVEQSSQVDNETPSEVSNQIVWHQGWISPEEGAGFWRWGLSDGTIAVSSWRHINGSWYWFDDEGRMAQDGLVQVGGATYAFSSSGAMRVGWYLDSTGSTSAWRYFSSSGAMVKGWLSDGNNWYWLDDEGKMVHDSMLQIGGATYGFSTSGAMLIGWHLDASVWHYFSGSGALVKGWLSDGGRWYWLDPADGSMATGLNACNGTPYIFNGSGAMLSSQWALIDNNWYYADSNGLLHGGWLLLGNSWYYLDPGSHIMLTGFVQVGTSSYFLTSSGAMATGWALADDTWYYAASNGAIQRGRWIKSGSAWYYLDDVSGAMRTGEYTVGDTRYYSYDSGAMASSCWINLSDGISWANSSGALSEPLPTSSDGSPVIVDRADLSSLPGTIHIGDAVFYADANGAVNVASGWIMSKDASDESGNTWYYASSNGVLKSGWQYVNGAWYWMDPSTYKMKTGWLNDRGTWYWLQPSGAMFANGWLKIDGVDYYFNASGAWLNTSGSVLGVNRSSLVNWLMSHENDGYYRGTRYDTHLSQETCMYPKGDPRWDGYTGMNCGGFVSHAYMRAGGNLAPIAAEQSHSPWSGGPGRGGCVNAYRWYGYAIDTCANVTYFNSIDELLRSGLARKGDIVFFNPYNPYADDSHIGFFWGNTPSENLFWHSDGYGNRISGLTALSPSKVILIR; encoded by the coding sequence GTGATTGGATACCGTGCTGCTATGAAGAAATGCTCATTCGGGGTGCTGGTCTTTGCCGGCCTTGTTTCTTTGGGGCTCCTTTTGAGTTCGCCCTCGATGTTATACGCCCTTGATTCGAATAACACTGACGAAGGTTCCGCATCTAACGTTGCTATTGCTTCTGGTGAGTCAGCCATTGATGCTCAGCGCGATTCGACCTTCGCTGTCGAGCAGAGCTCTCAGGTGGATAATGAGACCCCTTCTGAGGTTTCGAATCAAATTGTTTGGCATCAGGGGTGGATATCACCCGAAGAAGGGGCTGGTTTTTGGCGTTGGGGCTTGTCCGACGGAACGATCGCTGTTTCTTCTTGGAGACATATAAACGGTAGCTGGTACTGGTTCGACGACGAAGGTCGAATGGCTCAGGATGGATTGGTCCAAGTCGGGGGTGCGACGTATGCCTTCTCCTCTTCGGGCGCAATGCGTGTCGGCTGGTACCTAGATTCTACGGGTTCCACTTCTGCTTGGCGTTATTTCTCCAGTTCTGGCGCCATGGTAAAAGGCTGGCTTTCAGACGGCAACAACTGGTATTGGCTGGATGATGAAGGCAAGATGGTCCACGACTCGATGCTGCAGATCGGGGGAGCCACGTATGGATTCTCCACTTCTGGCGCAATGCTTATCGGATGGCATCTTGATGCTTCCGTCTGGCATTATTTCTCCGGCTCTGGCGCCCTGGTAAAGGGCTGGCTCTCGGATGGGGGCCGTTGGTATTGGCTTGATCCTGCGGACGGTTCTATGGCCACCGGGTTGAATGCATGCAATGGAACCCCTTATATCTTTAACGGATCGGGGGCCATGCTCTCCTCCCAGTGGGCGCTTATTGACAACAACTGGTATTACGCTGACTCCAACGGCTTGCTGCATGGAGGCTGGTTACTTCTAGGGAATTCTTGGTATTACCTGGATCCAGGAAGCCATATTATGCTCACGGGCTTTGTGCAAGTGGGTACATCCTCCTATTTCCTTACGAGTTCAGGTGCCATGGCAACAGGCTGGGCACTTGCTGATGATACTTGGTACTACGCCGCATCAAACGGAGCTATTCAACGAGGGCGATGGATAAAGTCCGGAAGCGCCTGGTATTACCTTGATGATGTATCCGGCGCAATGCGTACTGGTGAATATACGGTAGGCGACACGCGCTATTATTCTTATGATTCCGGTGCGATGGCATCGTCGTGCTGGATCAACTTGAGCGACGGTATTTCATGGGCGAATTCGTCTGGAGCACTGAGCGAGCCGTTGCCTACTTCATCTGATGGATCTCCCGTAATCGTTGATCGTGCCGACTTGTCTTCATTGCCAGGTACAATTCATATTGGAGACGCGGTTTTCTATGCGGATGCAAACGGCGCCGTCAATGTAGCATCTGGTTGGATTATGTCGAAAGACGCTTCTGACGAAAGCGGCAATACTTGGTATTACGCATCTTCCAATGGTGTCCTTAAGTCTGGTTGGCAATATGTTAACGGTGCGTGGTATTGGATGGATCCTTCCACGTACAAGATGAAGACCGGATGGCTCAATGACCGCGGCACGTGGTACTGGCTTCAGCCTTCGGGCGCTATGTTTGCTAACGGGTGGCTGAAAATCGATGGCGTCGACTACTACTTCAATGCAAGCGGTGCATGGTTGAATACGTCTGGTTCTGTTTTGGGGGTCAATAGGTCCAGCCTGGTCAATTGGCTTATGAGCCACGAAAACGATGGCTATTACCGTGGAACACGCTACGACACACATCTCAGCCAGGAAACGTGCATGTATCCAAAGGGCGATCCGCGTTGGGACGGTTATACGGGCATGAATTGTGGTGGATTTGTTTCGCATGCGTATATGAGAGCGGGCGGTAATTTAGCTCCCATTGCCGCCGAGCAGAGCCATTCCCCTTGGAGTGGAGGTCCCGGAAGGGGCGGCTGCGTAAACGCGTATCGTTGGTACGGCTACGCTATCGATACGTGCGCGAACGTGACTTATTTCAACTCTATTGATGAGTTGTTACGTAGTGGTTTGGCTCGTAAGGGGGACATTGTGTTCTTCAATCCTTACAACCCATATGCGGACGATAGCCACATTGGCTTTTTCTGGGGCAATACGCCTAGTGAAAACTTGTTTTGGCATAGTGACGGTTATGGAAACCGTATTTCTGGTTTGACTGCTTTGAGTCCATCGAAAGTAATATTGATTCGTTAG
- a CDS encoding Abi family protein, translating to MNSPIRQQDMCDQKPWLTPWEQVSHLKSKGVRFRYMSEAEAVEYLTKNNNYFRLRSYRTGFPKVSDGKRKGEYVNLDFKMLVDLSIIDMLLRNEMISLTLDIEHFCKVDLLGRIEQHAEDGYEIVQDYLSEQDTFDSKGNVTNWVKKEISRCESSAYSAGILAKYSGFNMPVWAFLEVITFGAFNSFILFCAKRFDDDELRDRFYLLRAAKDLRNACAHNSCILNGLASGENARRANNGVMKALSKIDRVGSYQRKARMSNERIRQIVTTLYLHKEVSSKGVIKHKAQSLSKFISRANRNINYYKGAEVITSSFSFLSKVIGAWYLCDAEDMPSCDS from the coding sequence ATGAATAGTCCTATTCGTCAACAAGATATGTGCGATCAAAAGCCTTGGCTTACTCCTTGGGAACAAGTCTCCCATCTTAAGAGCAAGGGTGTCCGTTTCCGCTATATGAGCGAGGCAGAGGCGGTCGAGTATCTGACGAAGAACAACAATTACTTTCGCTTGCGCTCGTACCGCACCGGATTTCCAAAGGTTTCTGATGGAAAACGCAAGGGTGAATATGTCAACTTAGATTTCAAGATGCTTGTTGACCTTTCGATTATTGATATGTTGCTTCGAAACGAGATGATTTCGCTCACTCTTGATATTGAGCACTTCTGCAAAGTTGACTTGCTGGGCAGGATAGAACAGCATGCCGAGGACGGTTACGAAATCGTTCAAGACTATTTAAGCGAGCAGGATACATTTGATAGCAAGGGGAATGTGACCAACTGGGTTAAAAAAGAGATTTCACGTTGTGAGTCGAGTGCCTATTCTGCAGGCATTCTTGCAAAATACAGTGGTTTTAATATGCCTGTCTGGGCCTTTCTGGAAGTTATTACCTTTGGCGCCTTTAATTCATTCATTTTGTTTTGCGCCAAACGGTTTGACGATGATGAGCTTCGCGATAGGTTTTATTTGCTTCGCGCGGCAAAAGATCTCCGCAACGCGTGTGCTCACAATAGTTGCATTCTTAACGGTCTTGCTTCGGGTGAGAATGCCCGAAGGGCAAATAACGGTGTTATGAAGGCATTGAGCAAAATAGATAGGGTTGGCTCTTATCAGCGTAAGGCAAGGATGAGCAATGAGCGAATACGCCAGATTGTCACAACGCTATATCTGCACAAAGAGGTGTCGTCTAAAGGCGTTATTAAGCACAAAGCACAATCGCTTTCAAAGTTTATTTCTAGGGCAAATCGCAACATCAACTACTATAAAGGTGCGGAGGTCATAACTTCCTCCTTCTCGTTTTTGTCGAAAGTGATCGGCGCATGGTATTTGTGTGACGCTGAAGATATGCCTTCTTGCGATTCCTAG
- a CDS encoding glycosyltransferase family 2 protein, which translates to MSIKRLALCRSQGRLFVLLRFAGQDVAALIEREGSQAFAHATTSGSCVLSLVLPVDHGRVLALCPSVSDYERELAVLVLPFLDGSTIDVTFASGGQRLGSIRLDSRVAKLESKINYKAKPALCALIRDAQRGECCGRYEIDAIRYLPADAGAVWRYEVTWAGEPQCAPELQIFDTHMNAIDATVHVFESQVDVPQRNGCRVNKTYLSVEMPQDIRDFVAIVSDPTEQIQSGFCAMDGRLYNGMVDDSWNRMKDARADDAAYRRWFEQHRAKPGDLVCQRVASAAFAYRPLVSIVVPCYKTDREYLRELLDSVLAQSYDNWELLLMDASPEWDAVAALAAGANDERIRRIELPGNGGIVVNTNAGIEQTTGDYIAFLDHDDILEPDALFHYVAALNKAAEGERPQVLFCDEDMFQKTGEWGQPVFKTRLNVDLLYSHNCVTHFLMVEKALIDHIGTSPEDVAGAQDYDLTLRCLAAGARFEHVAHVLYHWRVHPGSTADGSADSKPYAIEAGRLALQRHFNALGICGTVEETETPFVYRMRYALPEPAPLVSIVIPTKDHIETLDACVMSIAQKATYANYEIVLVENNSEAPETFAYYETLPERVAAASEGKGIARVVCWPGEFNYSQIINFGVEHAKGDYLLLLNNDTEVISPDFIEEMMGYLQRPDAGVVGAKLYFADHLVQHAGIVVGVRGALAHANQDFSAKREGYLARAVRPGNFSAVTGACQMVRRDVFEQIGGYNEEFAVGFNDADFCLRVWEAGYRTIFTPYAELYHYEFTSRGREEANEEKLRRWKREQALFMQRWPEFFLDGDPWLGPNLSAESEYFSY; encoded by the coding sequence ATGAGTATCAAGCGTTTGGCACTTTGCCGCAGCCAGGGCCGTCTGTTTGTGCTGCTTCGTTTTGCCGGTCAGGATGTCGCCGCGCTTATTGAGCGGGAGGGTTCTCAAGCGTTTGCCCATGCGACGACGAGCGGCTCTTGTGTGCTGTCACTGGTGCTCCCGGTCGATCACGGCCGCGTGCTGGCGCTTTGCCCTTCCGTTTCCGATTACGAGCGCGAGCTCGCCGTCTTGGTGCTTCCCTTTTTGGACGGCTCTACGATTGACGTCACATTTGCATCCGGTGGCCAAAGGTTGGGCTCCATTCGCCTCGATAGCCGCGTGGCCAAGCTGGAATCCAAGATTAACTACAAAGCAAAGCCTGCGCTGTGCGCGCTTATCCGCGATGCGCAGCGTGGCGAATGCTGCGGTCGCTACGAGATCGATGCCATTCGCTATTTACCGGCAGACGCCGGCGCGGTGTGGCGCTATGAGGTTACCTGGGCGGGAGAACCCCAGTGCGCACCTGAGCTCCAGATCTTCGATACGCATATGAATGCCATCGATGCTACCGTGCATGTGTTTGAGTCGCAGGTCGATGTGCCGCAGCGCAACGGTTGCCGCGTCAATAAAACGTATCTGAGCGTTGAGATGCCTCAGGATATACGAGATTTTGTCGCGATTGTGAGCGATCCCACGGAGCAGATCCAGAGCGGGTTTTGCGCCATGGATGGTCGCCTGTACAACGGCATGGTCGATGACAGTTGGAACCGCATGAAGGACGCGCGTGCAGACGACGCAGCTTATCGACGTTGGTTTGAACAGCATCGTGCAAAGCCGGGCGATTTGGTGTGCCAGCGTGTCGCTTCGGCGGCCTTTGCCTATAGGCCGCTCGTGAGTATTGTGGTGCCGTGCTACAAGACTGATCGGGAATACCTGCGCGAGCTGCTGGACTCGGTGCTAGCCCAGAGCTATGACAACTGGGAACTGCTCCTTATGGATGCCTCGCCTGAATGGGATGCGGTGGCCGCCCTTGCGGCAGGTGCCAACGACGAGCGCATCCGTCGCATCGAGCTTCCCGGCAACGGCGGCATTGTGGTCAACACCAACGCGGGTATCGAGCAAACGACGGGCGACTACATCGCGTTCTTGGACCATGACGACATTCTGGAACCGGACGCGTTATTCCACTATGTTGCCGCGCTGAATAAGGCGGCCGAGGGCGAGCGTCCCCAGGTCCTGTTCTGCGACGAGGACATGTTCCAGAAAACGGGGGAGTGGGGCCAGCCGGTCTTTAAGACGCGGCTCAACGTCGACCTGCTCTATAGCCATAACTGCGTGACGCATTTTCTGATGGTGGAGAAGGCGCTCATCGATCACATTGGCACGTCCCCAGAAGACGTTGCGGGTGCCCAGGACTACGACCTGACGCTCCGCTGCCTTGCGGCGGGCGCGCGGTTTGAGCATGTTGCGCATGTGCTGTATCACTGGCGTGTGCATCCCGGTTCCACCGCCGATGGCTCTGCAGATAGCAAACCGTATGCCATTGAAGCCGGGCGCCTTGCGCTTCAGCGCCACTTTAACGCGCTGGGCATTTGCGGAACGGTCGAGGAGACCGAGACGCCGTTTGTCTACCGCATGCGCTATGCGCTGCCGGAGCCTGCGCCGCTGGTAAGCATTGTGATTCCCACCAAGGATCACATTGAGACGCTCGACGCCTGTGTGATGTCGATCGCCCAGAAGGCAACGTATGCCAACTACGAGATCGTCTTGGTGGAGAACAACAGCGAAGCTCCGGAGACGTTTGCGTATTACGAAACCCTGCCAGAGCGCGTGGCTGCAGCATCCGAAGGCAAGGGCATCGCGCGCGTTGTGTGCTGGCCGGGTGAGTTCAATTACTCCCAGATCATCAACTTTGGCGTTGAGCACGCCAAGGGCGACTACCTGCTGCTGCTCAACAACGATACCGAGGTCATAAGCCCGGACTTTATCGAAGAGATGATGGGCTATCTGCAGCGTCCCGATGCGGGCGTGGTGGGTGCCAAACTCTACTTTGCCGATCATCTGGTGCAGCACGCTGGCATTGTGGTTGGCGTGCGCGGCGCACTTGCCCATGCCAACCAGGACTTCTCGGCAAAGCGCGAGGGCTATCTTGCCCGTGCCGTGCGCCCGGGCAACTTTAGCGCCGTGACGGGTGCCTGCCAGATGGTGCGACGCGACGTATTTGAGCAGATCGGAGGCTATAACGAGGAATTCGCCGTCGGTTTTAACGACGCAGACTTTTGCCTTCGCGTGTGGGAGGCGGGCTACCGCACCATCTTTACGCCCTATGCCGAGCTGTATCACTACGAGTTCACCTCGCGCGGCAGGGAAGAGGCCAACGAGGAAAAACTGCGTCGCTGGAAGCGCGAACAGGCACTGTTCATGCAACGCTGGCCGGAGTTCTTCCTCGATGGCGACCCGTGGTTGGGGCCGAACTTATCCGCTGAAAGTGAGTACTTCTCGTATTAA
- a CDS encoding glycosyltransferase family 2 protein gives MATPKISVVVPIYKVEECLAWCLDSLLAQDMPDWEGVLVNDGSPDGSRDIAAAYCEKDARFTLVDKENGGLSSARNAGIAASTAPIVAFLDSDDRFTPDACRVIVDAFEREDCDVLTFGANPYPLEAGYPWLNYVLSPRDVSFEGYSSDLLFKEASRPFAWRTACGREFLLGNGIVFDETVKYGEDQVFDFAVYGRSHKTALISNKLYDYRVARKGSLMDTMRYDDETRLLEHVKIYSAVLADWQRDGLDAQHADDLAYFLCDLVLYDALRLLGSDCGKVFAAVATALSGSAVGSVAALAQCAPSVAAMVRAALTSKAPNARACKKLMFDYDVLRFGRLGACKRMAANALGKREV, from the coding sequence ATGGCTACCCCCAAGATTTCCGTTGTTGTTCCCATCTATAAAGTGGAGGAGTGCCTGGCCTGGTGCCTGGACTCCCTGCTTGCGCAGGACATGCCCGATTGGGAAGGCGTGCTGGTCAACGATGGCTCGCCGGACGGTTCGCGCGATATTGCGGCTGCCTATTGCGAAAAGGATGCGCGCTTTACGCTGGTCGATAAGGAGAACGGTGGCCTGTCGAGTGCACGTAATGCAGGCATCGCTGCGTCCACGGCGCCTATCGTCGCGTTTTTGGATTCCGACGACCGATTTACGCCCGATGCATGCCGCGTGATCGTCGATGCCTTTGAGCGCGAGGACTGCGACGTTTTGACCTTTGGCGCGAATCCGTATCCGCTCGAGGCGGGGTATCCGTGGCTTAACTATGTGCTGAGCCCGCGCGATGTGTCGTTTGAAGGCTATAGCTCCGACCTGCTGTTTAAGGAAGCATCTCGCCCCTTTGCCTGGCGCACCGCCTGCGGGCGTGAGTTTTTGCTGGGCAACGGGATCGTGTTCGACGAAACCGTTAAGTATGGCGAGGACCAGGTCTTCGATTTTGCCGTGTACGGTCGTTCGCACAAGACCGCGCTTATCTCGAACAAGCTGTATGACTACCGCGTGGCGCGCAAAGGCTCGCTCATGGATACCATGCGCTATGACGACGAGACGCGTCTGCTGGAGCACGTGAAGATTTATTCCGCGGTGCTGGCTGATTGGCAGCGCGACGGTCTCGATGCCCAGCATGCCGATGATCTGGCGTACTTCCTCTGCGATCTGGTGCTGTACGATGCGCTCAGGTTACTGGGTTCGGACTGTGGCAAGGTGTTTGCTGCCGTTGCCACGGCGCTTTCCGGTTCTGCCGTGGGCAGCGTTGCTGCGCTCGCACAATGCGCTCCTTCTGTTGCTGCTATGGTGCGTGCGGCGCTTACCAGCAAGGCCCCCAATGCCCGTGCATGTAAAAAGCTCATGTTCGATTACGACGTCTTGAGGTTTGGGCGCCTGGGTGCCTGCAAGCGTATGGCAGCGAACGCCCTGGGAAAGCGAGAAGTGTAG